A section of the Paracoccaceae bacterium genome encodes:
- a CDS encoding ATP-binding cassette domain-containing protein has translation MKILLEVTDLKSFYGASQALFGVSFGVAEGQAVALMGRNGMGKTTTISCLLRMLPADGSIRFADTDLMRLPSHRAARLGLGLVPEGRRAFAPLSVRENLIAAARPGPWDQAKVIDLFPRLGERLGQSARTLSGGEQQMLVIGRALMTNPRLLVLDEATEGLAPVVRQEIWQAIHRLKDDGQSILIVDKSVKELSTIADQCVILERGRDVWNGPPDALTRDIAKKYLGV, from the coding sequence ATGAAGATCTTGCTGGAAGTTACGGATCTGAAATCGTTTTACGGGGCCAGCCAGGCGCTGTTCGGTGTCAGCTTCGGTGTCGCCGAAGGCCAGGCCGTCGCGCTGATGGGCCGCAACGGAATGGGAAAGACGACAACGATTTCCTGCCTGCTGCGGATGCTGCCTGCCGACGGCTCTATACGGTTCGCCGACACCGATCTGATGCGCCTGCCAAGCCACCGGGCCGCGCGATTGGGACTGGGTCTGGTGCCCGAAGGGCGGCGCGCTTTTGCCCCGCTGTCGGTACGCGAAAACCTGATCGCCGCCGCGCGTCCTGGCCCCTGGGATCAAGCGAAAGTCATCGACCTTTTCCCGCGTCTTGGCGAACGCCTGGGCCAGTCCGCCCGCACCCTGTCGGGGGGTGAGCAACAGATGTTGGTCATCGGTCGCGCCCTAATGACCAACCCGCGCCTGTTGGTCCTGGACGAGGCGACCGAGGGGTTGGCCCCGGTTGTTCGTCAGGAAATCTGGCAGGCGATCCATCGCCTGAAAGATGACGGGCAGAGCATTCTGATTGTTGACAAATCTGTCAAAGAACTCTCGACCATCGCCGACCAATGCGTCATCCTTGAACGGGGCCGCGATGTCTGGAACGGACCACCCGATGCGTTGACCCGCGACATTGCCAAAAAATACCTCGGAGTCTGA
- a CDS encoding acyl-CoA thioesterase — protein sequence MMNASVEDWMASMDRPFDQMHGPDAHGVPMAGLSIDFKVLARLGEVIDFVITPQHIGRSSARLSIVASGRGVVRFDCTATIVWLNLGTMKTDPWPDDLRDNMTACMEGPMP from the coding sequence ATGATGAACGCCAGCGTCGAAGACTGGATGGCCAGCATGGACCGGCCCTTCGATCAGATGCACGGGCCAGACGCGCACGGTGTTCCAATGGCGGGATTGTCCATTGATTTCAAAGTTCTGGCACGTTTGGGTGAAGTGATAGATTTCGTAATAACGCCACAGCATATCGGGCGCAGTTCGGCGCGGCTTAGCATTGTCGCATCGGGCCGCGGGGTGGTGCGGTTCGACTGCACTGCGACGATCGTCTGGCTGAACCTTGGCACGATGAAAACCGACCCTTGGCCCGATGATCTGCGTGACAACATGACCGCCTGCATGGAAGGACCGATGCCATGA
- a CDS encoding RidA family protein — MTAKPIQPDGWAPPLGYANGMLAENGVLFVGGQIGWTADKLFESHDFIGQMEQALRNILAVVEAAGGAADHLTRLTWFVTDKAEYLARQREVGQAYRRVLGKHFPAMTMVVVSALIEDEALIEIEATAVIPQ, encoded by the coding sequence ATGACCGCCAAGCCAATTCAGCCCGATGGATGGGCGCCGCCGCTGGGCTATGCCAACGGGATGCTGGCCGAAAATGGCGTGCTGTTCGTTGGCGGACAGATCGGCTGGACTGCCGACAAGCTGTTCGAAAGTCATGATTTTATCGGTCAAATGGAACAGGCCTTGCGCAATATTCTGGCCGTGGTCGAAGCCGCCGGAGGTGCCGCAGATCACCTGACCCGGCTGACCTGGTTTGTCACCGACAAAGCCGAATACCTGGCCCGCCAGCGCGAAGTTGGGCAGGCATATCGGCGGGTTCTGGGTAAGCATTTTCCGGCGATGACGATGGTGGTAGTCAGCGCGCTGATCGAGGATGAGGCCCTGATCGAGATTGAGGCGACAGCGGTGATCCCGCAATGA
- a CDS encoding aminotransferase class V-fold PLP-dependent enzyme, giving the protein MTPGYFLYHSIGQYPEKAAEMTAALSEYASIWAAGDDSQWPRVLERRAEFIQLWEALIGAPQGTLTTAENVTTALYSLIGALAADRLRGKRVLVTADCFPSLHFLLAGLADRFGFSLDTVPLRQGESWVRDEDILDRWGPDVGLALLTFVTSTASWRCDLKALTVHGRNMGSIVVHDLTQGIGIIPYSLAEFAPDVVVSTSLKWLCGASGAGIIQIRPDLIRDLRPELRGWFSQPNPFAWDLDGFDYAPDVRRFDHGTPSVLAAVASVPALRWHAAQDGAAILAHNRALQAQIIDGVQGLNLSLAGPEEEARRGGSVMVRLPNSVDAGAVIDALRGQRLHTDCRGQVMRLSPGVMTGEAHVARLIEALGGLLKT; this is encoded by the coding sequence ATGACGCCTGGTTACTTCCTTTATCACTCCATCGGCCAATATCCTGAAAAGGCGGCGGAAATGACCGCTGCCCTGTCGGAGTACGCGTCCATCTGGGCCGCAGGCGACGACAGTCAGTGGCCGCGCGTTCTGGAACGCCGGGCCGAGTTCATCCAGCTGTGGGAGGCGTTGATTGGCGCGCCGCAAGGCACGCTGACGACGGCCGAGAATGTCACGACGGCGCTTTATTCGCTGATCGGCGCGCTTGCGGCGGACCGGCTGCGCGGCAAGCGGGTTCTTGTCACGGCGGATTGTTTTCCCAGCCTGCATTTCCTGCTGGCCGGGCTGGCGGATCGGTTCGGCTTCTCGCTGGACACCGTGCCGCTGCGACAGGGCGAAAGCTGGGTGCGGGATGAAGATATTCTGGACCGCTGGGGACCGGATGTGGGGCTGGCTTTGCTGACCTTTGTCACCTCGACCGCCAGTTGGCGCTGTGACCTTAAGGCGTTGACGGTGCATGGTCGCAACATGGGATCAATCGTGGTGCATGATCTGACGCAAGGTATTGGTATCATTCCCTATTCCCTGGCAGAATTTGCGCCAGACGTGGTGGTTTCAACCTCGCTGAAGTGGCTGTGCGGTGCGTCCGGGGCGGGGATTATCCAGATCCGCCCCGACCTGATCCGCGATTTGCGGCCTGAGTTACGCGGCTGGTTCAGCCAGCCGAATCCCTTCGCGTGGGACCTTGACGGGTTCGATTATGCGCCCGATGTGCGGCGGTTCGATCACGGCACGCCTTCGGTTCTTGCGGCTGTGGCGAGTGTTCCCGCCTTGCGCTGGCACGCGGCGCAGGATGGTGCCGCGATACTGGCCCACAATCGCGCGCTTCAGGCGCAGATTATCGATGGCGTTCAGGGGCTGAACCTGTCGTTGGCAGGACCGGAGGAGGAGGCGCGGCGCGGCGGCTCGGTCATGGTCCGGCTGCCGAATTCGGTGGACGCCGGCGCGGTGATCGACGCGTTGCGCGGGCAGAGGCTGCACACGGACTGCCGGGGGCAGGTGATGCGCCTGTCGCCGGGGGTGATGACGGGGGAGGCACATGTGGCGCGGTTGATTGAGGCTTTGGGCGGCCTGCTGAAGACTTAA
- a CDS encoding aminotransferase class I/II-fold pyridoxal phosphate-dependent enzyme yields MPKLANRITASAPKNFGMFARALGVPGDLIHLELGMPAADTPAHIKEATIQALRDGHVHYSDLRGIEPLRAALAKKLRDQNGLDVSADDILVTNGLTQASFAAFIALLDPGDECILPEPYYPQHLGKIELAGAVPVLAPLTGPDFRLTRAALDPHITERTKMISIVNPCNPTGRVYSREELQAVADLAIKHDLWVISDEVYEHITYGPPHISIAALTGMAKRTVTMSAFTKAYAMDGWRIGYLAAHPDVMPALMKITTNEVTHVNTFIQYGAVAALEGPPEALAGMVAKDRACRDLVVARLNQMPGVTCAEPDGTIYAWPDISATGMAAQELAEKMMHEVGVVVEAGSFYGAAGEGHLRVCFGAQPMDSLAEAMGRMQRFFNGL; encoded by the coding sequence ATGCCCAAACTTGCAAACCGCATCACCGCCTCGGCCCCGAAGAATTTCGGCATGTTCGCCCGCGCGTTGGGCGTTCCCGGCGACCTGATCCACCTGGAACTCGGCATGCCCGCCGCTGATACGCCCGCGCATATCAAGGAGGCGACGATCCAGGCCCTGCGGGACGGCCACGTGCATTATTCCGACCTGCGCGGCATCGAACCGCTGCGTGCCGCGCTGGCGAAAAAACTGCGCGATCAGAACGGGTTGGACGTTTCTGCCGACGACATCCTTGTCACCAACGGCCTGACCCAGGCCAGTTTCGCCGCCTTCATCGCCCTGCTGGATCCCGGTGACGAATGCATCCTGCCCGAGCCCTACTACCCGCAACACCTCGGCAAGATCGAACTCGCCGGGGCGGTCCCGGTCCTTGCGCCACTAACCGGGCCAGATTTTCGCCTGACCCGCGCCGCGCTGGACCCGCATATCACTGAACGCACTAAGATGATCAGCATCGTGAACCCCTGTAATCCGACGGGCCGCGTCTATTCCCGCGAAGAATTGCAGGCCGTCGCCGATCTGGCGATCAAGCACGACTTGTGGGTGATCTCGGACGAGGTCTATGAACACATCACCTATGGCCCGCCCCATATCTCCATCGCTGCCCTGACCGGCATGGCCAAGCGCACCGTCACAATGTCAGCCTTCACAAAGGCTTACGCGATGGACGGCTGGCGGATCGGATATCTGGCGGCGCACCCGGATGTGATGCCCGCGCTGATGAAAATCACCACGAATGAGGTCACGCACGTCAACACCTTCATCCAATACGGCGCGGTTGCGGCGCTGGAAGGCCCGCCAGAGGCACTGGCCGGGATGGTGGCCAAGGACCGCGCCTGTCGCGATCTGGTCGTCGCGCGGTTGAACCAGATGCCGGGGGTGACTTGCGCAGAACCAGATGGCACGATTTATGCCTGGCCGGATATTTCAGCGACCGGCATGGCCGCGCAGGAACTGGCCGAGAAAATGATGCACGAGGTCGGCGTCGTGGTCGAAGCCGGGTCGTTCTACGGAGCTGCCGGTGAAGGGCACCTGCGCGTCTGTTTCGGGGCGCAGCCTATGGATAGCTTGGCAGAGGCGATGGGCAGAATGCAGCGGTTTTTCAACGGGTTGTGA
- a CDS encoding ATP-binding cassette domain-containing protein encodes MPDTLIAVRNLEVSLPDMAKKPPMGRAPLIHILKGLNFDVPRGSVVGIVGESGSGKSTLGRTILRLIEPTGGTVIFDDEDITHAPEKALKGFRQKAQMIFQDPLSSLNPRHTILGLIAAPLTLRMGRAEARTRAAEALEMVGLPGNFARRYPHELSGGQRQRVGIARAIAQRPAFILADEIASGLDVSSQAVILSLLEDLVRDLGLTLAFISHDLSVVRRLCDRTIVMADGQIVEDAATPALFTRPNSDYTRALIDAIPLPVMDQLW; translated from the coding sequence ATGCCTGACACCCTCATCGCCGTGCGCAATCTTGAAGTCTCGCTGCCAGACATGGCGAAGAAACCGCCCATGGGGCGCGCGCCGCTGATCCACATTCTGAAGGGGCTGAACTTTGACGTGCCGCGCGGTTCGGTCGTCGGGATCGTGGGGGAAAGCGGGTCGGGAAAATCGACGCTGGGCCGGACGATCCTGCGGCTGATCGAACCGACGGGGGGGACGGTGATTTTCGACGACGAAGATATCACCCACGCGCCAGAGAAGGCGTTGAAAGGCTTCCGCCAGAAGGCGCAGATGATCTTTCAGGACCCGCTGAGCTCGCTGAACCCGCGGCACACGATCCTGGGCCTGATCGCCGCGCCGCTGACCCTGCGGATGGGCCGGGCTGAGGCCCGAACGCGTGCCGCCGAAGCGCTGGAGATGGTGGGTCTTCCGGGCAATTTCGCCCGCCGATACCCGCACGAGTTGTCGGGTGGCCAGCGCCAGCGCGTCGGCATCGCCCGCGCCATCGCCCAACGCCCCGCGTTCATTCTGGCGGATGAGATTGCAAGCGGCCTCGACGTCTCCTCACAGGCGGTGATCCTGTCGCTGCTGGAGGACCTGGTGCGCGACCTGGGTCTGACCCTGGCCTTCATTTCCCACGACCTGAGCGTCGTGCGCCGGTTGTGTGATCGCACCATCGTTATGGCCGACGGCCAGATCGTCGAAGACGCCGCGACCCCGGCGCTGTTCACCCGCCCGAACAGCGATTACACCCGCGCCCTGATCGACGCGATCCCCCTGCCGGTCATGGATCAGCTGTGGTGA
- a CDS encoding ATP-binding cassette domain-containing protein gives MSFLAIQDLDVRLKTSGQRLLRGVSLAVAQGQVHGLVGESGAGKSMIGKAILDVLPRSVNIAGGQITLGDTDLTALDPKARRHELGQRTALIPQDPLTALNPARRIGGQITDRLTRVLGWTQDRAGARALELLDEVQIADPVRVMTSYPHELSGDMRQRVLIAAAFAAEPKLIIADEPTTALDVTVQKQILKMIAAMQAAHNTTMLFVTHDLGVVARVCQRVSVLFAGHVVEDTDIRTLLSVPAHPYSQALLNATPRYDDPRASLQPVPASVIAATRAEAEARDA, from the coding sequence ATGAGTTTCCTTGCGATCCAGGACCTCGACGTCCGCCTGAAAACCTCAGGCCAGCGGCTGTTGCGCGGCGTTTCGCTAGCGGTCGCGCAGGGGCAGGTTCACGGGCTTGTCGGGGAAAGCGGGGCCGGTAAGTCGATGATCGGCAAGGCGATTCTGGATGTGTTGCCGCGTTCGGTCAACATCGCGGGCGGCCAAATCACCCTTGGCGACACCGATCTGACCGCGCTGGACCCCAAGGCCCGCCGCCATGAACTTGGCCAGCGCACCGCCCTGATCCCGCAGGACCCGCTGACCGCGCTGAACCCGGCGCGCCGCATCGGCGGGCAGATCACCGACCGGCTGACCCGCGTTCTGGGCTGGACGCAGGACCGTGCCGGTGCCCGCGCACTGGAATTGCTGGATGAGGTGCAGATCGCCGATCCGGTGCGGGTGATGACCAGCTATCCGCATGAGTTGTCGGGCGATATGCGCCAGCGCGTGCTGATCGCCGCCGCCTTCGCGGCCGAGCCGAAATTGATCATCGCGGATGAACCGACAACGGCACTGGACGTCACCGTGCAAAAGCAGATTCTGAAGATGATCGCCGCCATGCAGGCCGCCCATAACACCACGATGCTATTCGTCACCCACGACCTAGGCGTCGTCGCCCGCGTCTGCCAGCGGGTCAGCGTGCTGTTCGCCGGTCACGTGGTCGAAGATACCGACATCCGCACCCTGCTGTCGGTCCCCGCACACCCCTATTCGCAGGCCCTTCTGAACGCGACGCCGCGCTATGACGACCCGCGCGCCTCACTGCAGCCGGTGCCAGCCTCGGTCATCGCCGCGACCCGGGCCGAGGCGGAGGCGCGCGATGCCTGA
- a CDS encoding ABC transporter permease subunit: MAEALRIHRRTPLRLWLSLGWLTVFFACAVFADVISPQDPLAQDLLFERLPPFWASGSESGFWLGTDSLGRDVLSRMIHGARIAAIVALVAGFGACIIGTTLGLIAGYYRGWVDQIISRVVDIWMSFPAVLFAILLVAVIGTGLTSVIVAIVVIDWTRFCRVVRAETMAQARMDYVDSARIAGFSRARTLLREVFPNVLPVIIAVLTLEMGIAVVVEAVLSFVNLSISTDDPTWGGMISEGRLSIHQAWWVLVFPMIALFLTVLSFTQLGEALRERFDPVLR; this comes from the coding sequence ATGGCTGAGGCGCTCCGCATCCACCGCCGCACGCCGTTGCGCCTGTGGCTATCGCTCGGCTGGCTGACGGTATTCTTCGCCTGCGCGGTTTTCGCCGATGTGATCAGCCCGCAGGATCCGCTGGCGCAGGACCTGCTGTTCGAACGCCTGCCGCCATTCTGGGCCAGCGGGTCTGAATCCGGCTTTTGGCTTGGCACGGATTCGCTGGGCCGCGACGTGTTGTCCCGGATGATCCACGGTGCCCGTATCGCGGCCATCGTGGCGCTGGTCGCGGGCTTCGGGGCCTGCATCATCGGCACCACGCTGGGGCTGATCGCGGGCTATTATCGCGGCTGGGTCGACCAGATCATCAGCCGGGTGGTGGATATCTGGATGAGCTTCCCCGCCGTTCTGTTCGCCATCCTGCTGGTCGCCGTCATCGGCACCGGCCTCACCTCCGTGATCGTCGCCATCGTCGTGATCGACTGGACCCGGTTCTGCCGCGTGGTCCGGGCCGAGACCATGGCACAGGCGCGGATGGATTACGTCGACAGCGCCCGCATCGCCGGGTTTTCCCGCGCCCGCACCCTGCTGCGTGAGGTGTTCCCGAACGTCCTGCCCGTGATCATCGCCGTCCTGACCCTGGAAATGGGCATCGCCGTGGTGGTCGAGGCGGTCCTGAGCTTCGTGAACCTGTCGATTTCCACCGACGATCCGACCTGGGGCGGCATGATCTCGGAAGGGCGGCTGAGCATCCATCAGGCCTGGTGGGTCCTCGTCTTCCCGATGATTGCGCTGTTCCTGACGGTGCTAAGCTTCACCCAATTGGGCGAGGCCCTGCGCGAACGCTTCGATCCGGTGCTGCGATGA
- a CDS encoding ABC transporter permease subunit, translating into MLLMRLLSRLTSIAVTLFGVALVVFVVIRLIPGNPIAMMLPPGATEDDIARLTALYGFDKSIPEQFIIWLSGVLQGDFGTSISLRQDVLALVLGRLPGTLELAGLALIFAVLIGVALAILGTIRRGRKTETGIDIWNGLTLSTPDFLWGLALILLFGVVLQWFGISGRVSPQLDLPFTTQFYLLESLARFRLDLTANLLAHMWMPALALALPLSAMIAQVLKVSLKEVMTLDYTLLARTKGYSERQVIFREALRNAALPTLALTGVQLTHLIGGTVIVERLFSYGGLGSMAIDAVINRDLPLIQGIVLTFAVIFVAINLIVDALYTVLNPRLRHG; encoded by the coding sequence ATGCTTCTGATGCGCCTCCTGTCCCGCCTGACCTCTATCGCGGTGACGTTGTTCGGTGTCGCACTGGTGGTCTTCGTGGTGATCCGCCTGATCCCCGGCAACCCCATCGCGATGATGCTGCCCCCCGGCGCAACCGAAGATGACATCGCCCGCCTGACCGCCCTTTATGGGTTCGACAAGTCGATCCCGGAACAATTCATCATCTGGCTGTCGGGCGTTCTCCAAGGCGATTTCGGCACCTCAATCTCGCTGCGCCAGGACGTCCTCGCCCTCGTCCTCGGCCGCCTGCCGGGGACGTTGGAACTTGCCGGGCTCGCCCTGATCTTCGCGGTGCTCATCGGCGTTGCGCTGGCCATCCTCGGCACCATCCGTCGGGGGCGAAAAACCGAAACCGGGATCGACATCTGGAACGGGCTGACGCTGTCCACGCCTGATTTCCTTTGGGGCCTCGCCCTCATCCTTTTATTCGGGGTCGTCCTGCAATGGTTTGGAATCTCTGGCAGAGTCTCTCCGCAACTGGACCTGCCCTTCACAACGCAATTCTATCTTCTGGAAAGCCTTGCGCGATTCCGCCTCGACCTCACCGCCAACCTTCTGGCGCATATGTGGATGCCCGCGCTGGCGCTTGCCCTGCCGCTGTCCGCGATGATCGCGCAGGTCCTGAAAGTCTCACTAAAAGAGGTGATGACGCTGGACTACACCCTGCTGGCGCGCACCAAGGGATACTCAGAACGCCAGGTGATTTTCCGAGAGGCGCTCAGGAACGCCGCCCTGCCAACCCTTGCCCTGACGGGCGTGCAGCTGACCCATCTGATCGGCGGCACGGTGATTGTGGAGCGGTTGTTCAGCTATGGCGGCCTCGGCTCCATGGCCATTGATGCGGTCATCAACCGGGATTTACCGCTGATCCAGGGGATCGTGCTGACCTTCGCGGTGATCTTCGTCGCCATCAACCTGATCGTCGACGCGCTTTACACCGTGCTGAACCCAAGGCTGCGCCATGGCTGA
- a CDS encoding peptide ABC transporter substrate-binding protein, with product MNLTRRNTLQLSLAGLAAAGIPKSVLAASHAGSLTIAYNVNLPAFDPTTGPSAVNPTIQGLFQSIFDMFIYQNPDLSFGPGILTDWGWNDDKTKVMMTVREGVKWHNGADLTPEDVVWSLERAGKEETGNPIQFVWSTIGNFSIDGQVITGDVLRFDPTIFKWMAFLTGYVMPKAYYEEVGAEGFEAAPIGTGPYMVDKFERNSFLTLKAFPDYWGEKPAFESVTIKFVPDAASRIAEVESGNSDVTLEIPYEEFDRLKDKDGLSGVTTPVSDIGMIFINDIEVMTDPNVRMAAAHSIDKKLLVDRLLRGYGVPIDTLQAPEYDAYDASITVEYNPDKAVELLAASGYSTDNPVKFTIQTTRGFKPKDFEMIQAIVGMWRKVGIEAEIEVYEIAKHFELRAADQLAPAAFYNWGNSVGDPTTSTGFAMFGPSPHSVWDGQDVIDAIGPLWGEADEAKRIEGWKAVDRLVAENAYVIPLLQYVQPVVHNANIAVTPSVSGALLPLLMKPV from the coding sequence ATGAACCTGACACGACGCAATACCCTGCAGCTGAGCCTTGCCGGCCTGGCCGCCGCTGGCATACCCAAATCCGTGCTGGCCGCCAGCCATGCCGGCAGCCTGACCATCGCCTATAACGTCAACCTGCCCGCCTTTGACCCGACCACCGGGCCAAGTGCGGTGAACCCGACGATCCAGGGGTTGTTCCAGTCGATCTTCGACATGTTCATCTATCAGAACCCGGACCTGAGCTTTGGCCCCGGCATCCTGACCGACTGGGGCTGGAACGACGACAAGACCAAGGTGATGATGACCGTCCGCGAGGGCGTGAAATGGCACAACGGGGCCGACCTGACGCCCGAAGATGTGGTCTGGTCGCTGGAACGCGCCGGGAAAGAGGAAACCGGCAACCCGATCCAGTTCGTCTGGTCCACCATCGGCAATTTCTCAATCGACGGGCAGGTGATTACCGGCGACGTGCTGCGGTTCGACCCAACGATCTTCAAGTGGATGGCGTTCCTGACCGGCTATGTCATGCCGAAGGCCTATTACGAAGAAGTCGGCGCAGAAGGTTTCGAAGCCGCCCCCATAGGCACCGGCCCCTATATGGTCGACAAGTTTGAACGAAACAGCTTCCTGACGCTGAAAGCCTTCCCCGATTATTGGGGCGAGAAACCGGCGTTTGAGAGCGTGACAATCAAGTTCGTCCCCGACGCCGCCAGCCGCATTGCCGAGGTGGAATCGGGCAACAGCGACGTGACGCTGGAAATCCCGTATGAGGAATTCGACCGCCTGAAGGACAAGGACGGCCTTTCAGGTGTCACAACACCTGTGTCCGATATCGGCATGATATTCATCAACGATATCGAGGTGATGACCGACCCCAACGTCCGTATGGCAGCGGCGCATTCCATCGACAAGAAGCTGCTGGTGGATCGTCTGCTGCGCGGTTACGGCGTGCCAATCGACACGTTGCAGGCCCCGGAATACGATGCCTATGACGCCTCGATCACAGTGGAATACAACCCCGACAAGGCGGTCGAACTGCTGGCCGCCTCGGGCTATTCCACCGACAACCCGGTGAAGTTCACGATCCAGACCACGCGCGGCTTCAAGCCGAAGGATTTCGAGATGATCCAGGCCATTGTCGGCATGTGGCGCAAAGTCGGGATCGAAGCCGAGATCGAGGTTTACGAGATCGCCAAACACTTCGAGCTGCGCGCAGCAGACCAGCTGGCCCCGGCGGCGTTCTATAACTGGGGCAACTCGGTCGGCGACCCGACGACCAGCACTGGATTCGCGATGTTCGGCCCCTCACCACATTCGGTCTGGGACGGTCAGGACGTGATCGACGCCATCGGCCCCCTGTGGGGCGAAGCGGATGAAGCCAAGCGGATCGAAGGCTGGAAGGCCGTGGACCGGCTGGTCGCCGAGAACGCCTATGTCATCCCGCTGCTGCAATATGTGCAGCCGGTTGTGCACAACGCGAATATTGCTGTGACTCCAAGCGTTTCCGGTGCGTTGCTGCCGCTGTTGATGAAGCCCGTGTAA
- a CDS encoding FAD-dependent oxidoreductase, translating into MSFDALVIGAGINGLVAAAHLGAQGRRVGVFEGGTVPGGAVKTAEVTTPGFKHDLGAMNLSLFAGSAFHSEHGAALASHGFELAPATDTFATAFPDGRWLGVTNDLDTTAARIAAFDEHDAAAWRKMSAGFMGELEDIGGLLNTPMTRGRLAKYLWKLWRKRGTGGTVELARFMTSSPRAFLDENFRSPELKAMMAAWGMHLDFAPDVAGGAVFPYLESFANQSFGMVLGKGGAGGLITALVKMIEAQNGEVRTNARVTNILRTGRTANGIRLADGTTVTARKAVIANTGPAALVHLLDEETGDDHYDDRALAFRYAPGTMMIHLAMDALPDWTAGDDLKRFAYVHLAPSLGMMDIAYAQAKAGLLPAEPVVVCGQPTAVDPSRAPDGKHILWLQVRMVPAHIEGDALGKIDGIEWDDVKDAYADRVLDILERYAPGTRDKIIARHVVSPLDLEADNPNLVGGDQISGSHHLSQNFLFRGPPGHADWSTPVGNLFHVGASTWPGAGTGAGSGYMLAQRLIRGRH; encoded by the coding sequence ATGAGCTTTGACGCGCTGGTCATCGGCGCGGGCATCAACGGGTTGGTCGCCGCGGCGCATCTGGGCGCGCAAGGCCGGCGCGTCGGCGTGTTCGAGGGGGGCACGGTTCCCGGCGGGGCGGTCAAAACCGCCGAGGTTACCACCCCCGGCTTCAAGCACGATCTGGGCGCGATGAACTTGTCGCTGTTCGCCGGGTCCGCGTTTCACAGCGAACATGGCGCCGCGCTGGCCAGCCACGGCTTTGAACTGGCCCCCGCCACCGACACATTCGCCACCGCATTTCCGGATGGCCGCTGGCTGGGCGTGACCAATGATCTGGACACGACCGCCGCGCGGATCGCGGCGTTCGATGAACACGATGCGGCCGCGTGGCGCAAGATGTCGGCGGGCTTTATGGGAGAGTTGGAGGATATCGGCGGGTTGCTCAACACGCCGATGACGAGGGGGCGGCTGGCCAAATACCTTTGGAAGCTATGGAGGAAGCGTGGCACCGGTGGCACGGTGGAACTGGCGCGGTTCATGACCTCCAGCCCGCGCGCCTTCCTCGATGAAAACTTCCGCAGCCCGGAATTGAAGGCAATGATGGCGGCCTGGGGCATGCACCTCGACTTCGCGCCCGACGTGGCTGGCGGCGCTGTGTTCCCGTATCTGGAAAGCTTCGCCAACCAAAGCTTCGGCATGGTTCTGGGCAAAGGCGGCGCCGGTGGGCTGATCACCGCATTGGTCAAGATGATCGAGGCGCAGAATGGCGAGGTCCGCACAAACGCCCGCGTCACCAACATCTTGCGCACCGGGCGTACCGCAAACGGTATTCGCCTCGCCGATGGCACAACCGTTACGGCTCGCAAGGCAGTGATCGCCAACACCGGCCCGGCGGCGCTGGTGCATCTGCTGGACGAAGAAACCGGCGATGATCACTACGACGACCGGGCATTGGCGTTCCGCTACGCGCCCGGCACGATGATGATCCATCTGGCGATGGACGCCCTGCCGGACTGGACTGCGGGTGACGATCTGAAGCGCTTTGCCTATGTCCACCTTGCGCCGTCGCTGGGCATGATGGATATCGCCTATGCGCAGGCGAAGGCCGGGTTGTTGCCAGCCGAACCCGTCGTGGTTTGTGGCCAGCCCACGGCGGTTGACCCGTCGCGCGCGCCGGATGGTAAACACATTCTGTGGCTGCAAGTTCGCATGGTTCCCGCACATATTGAAGGCGATGCATTAGGAAAGATCGACGGCATCGAATGGGACGATGTCAAAGACGCCTACGCCGACCGGGTGCTGGATATCCTTGAACGCTATGCCCCCGGCACGCGTGACAAGATCATTGCCCGCCATGTGGTCAGCCCGCTGGACCTTGAGGCCGACAACCCGAACCTCGTCGGGGGCGACCAGATCAGCGGCAGCCACCACCTTTCCCAGAACTTTCTGTTCCGCGGCCCGCCGGGTCACGCCGACTGGTCCACACCCGTCGGCAACCTGTTCCACGTCGGCGCATCCACCTGGCCCGGCGCCGGAACCGGGGCCGGATCGGGATATATGCTTGCACAACGCCTCATCCGGGGGCGACACTGA